One Podospora pseudopauciseta strain CBS 411.78 chromosome 4, whole genome shotgun sequence genomic window, TGTTCCGACTACGAagccaagatcaaggctcTGGGAGGAATCAACCTCTTCCTGGCGGGcattggtgaagatggccaCATCGCCTTCAACGAGCCCGGCTCGAGCTTGGCCTCTCGCACTCGCGTCAAGACACTTACCTAcgacaccatcctcgccaacaGCCGCTTCTTTGGTAATGACGTGGGAAAGGTACCCAAGATGGCCTTGACTGTTGGAGTTCAGACTATTCTCGACTCCCGCGAAGTAGTTGCCCTCGTCATCGGTGCCCGCAAGGCTATTGCTCTCCAACACTGCATAGAGCAAGGGGTGAATCACATGTGGACCTTGTCTGCCTTGCAGTTGCATTCATATCCTCTGATTGTGTGCGACGAGGACGCCACACTGGAGCTGCAGGTAAAGACGGTCAAGTACTTCAAGAGTATTGAGCAGGTTGCTCGATCCAATGGCCTTGAGCAATGCCTGCCTCTCAAAATCAGCACCAGTCATGTGCCTACGCTTCATGATACACCACCGTCCCCGGCGCAGACGCCTGTTCGGTTCAGGATGCGAATCCCCACGACGGCGGAATCATTTGGCGAGTCGGCGTACACGGTCGAGTCCGGTTGCCCTTCTCCCAGATTAGACTCCATGTCGGCTCGAATCAAGAAAGACGAACGATGCCCTTCACCGCGCTTTGATGCCATGTCCAGTCGGCTCAAGAGTGACAAGGCTGATCACTCCGACCATGATCGGGCGCCTGATTCCGACAGCCTATGGCGTTTTATTCTGCCACTACAACTGCAAGACCACAGAGATGGCCACAGGGGCACAACAGACTAAAACGAATGGTAACTGGGTCAGTCACGGGGAGTTGGGCATCTGGGGTCGAAGTTGCAACCGCCGCTGCCGTGGGTTCTGGTTTCTGAGGTGACTTTTAAGTTTTGTCTACTGCCCTAAAAATGCACTTCACATAGCTCTTTTTCCGAGTATTGAGGCTCAAATGCATGAGTGTGGATGGAGGCCTGGTAGTCGGCGGGCCGCGCCGCATATCATCGCTTTCTTTGGTGTGCCCCTGAAAGTGAAGATTCGGCCCCCACGACCCCCAACTTTGCACTCGGCCGCCTTGCTGTGGTCTGAGGGCACAATTGGCAGCCCACCTTAACGATTGGAAAGATGGCCGTCGTCCGAGAGCCATATCAAACATCAAGCATTGCCAGCTGATTTGCACTGTGGCTTGCTCACTGCCTCACCAGGCACCACCACAGCTGGCCTCAGTCTTGCCCATAGTCGGTAAGTATAAGCCATGGTCACACGCAGGCAACTTCTGTGGCCGTTTGTGGTGATTATGCGAACAAAAGGGTATTGTGATGGGGCGTGGTCtaggtggtgggtgggtgtggtgtggtggtcaTGGACTTTTTGTACTCTAACTACCCAGCCGGCTCAATAACACCTTTTTCAGCAGGTTTTCTCGATCTCTCATTTTGATGAAAACCaaatggtttttttttttggggtgttttggttttttttttgtgaaCAATGGAGCTCCTCTGTAATGAGACGCTCGTCACAGCTGCGTGTTTGAATGgtacggcggcggcggaggctggtggtggtggtgttttgcCAGAGTCGATGCTCCAGCTTCATATTGTCGTTCCTGCGGTTACGGTGCTTGGGTTGATTGTTTTGGGGAcgttgatggggatggtgttgtttttttggaggaggaagtacgcgctggcggaggaggggggggataagaagggggggaagtggTGGGTGGATAGTGAGAGTGGGAGTGAGAGGGGTGGTAGTGTGACGATGAAgacacaacaacaagaggAACAGGGGAGAAGAGAGGTGGTGAAGCAGGGGGGGAGGACTGAGGATAAGGagttgccgccgccgccattgAAGTTGGTACGCAGAGAACGAGAGACTACACCACTGcagggggagatggggatggggatgggaatggggatgcCGGAGGGTATATCTTCTGGTTTtggagtgggaggggaaTTGACGAACGCGCTGGTCTGGGCGAACTTtggaccaccacctcctcccagccCACCAGTACCACGAGTGCCGTCGGAAGTGGTattatcaccaccaccaccactacctaGCCCAACTTCCCAGAGGCCAAACAACACCAGGTCTCTAATCCCCCCTCCGCGACCGTACAGAGCTCCCAATCGGAACACCTACCCCAACCAAGCgctccaaccaccccctcagcATGGTTACGCCCAGCTACGAAGCTTGACACAATCAGCCTCGCAGCCAGAGATGAGGCAGCAACCGCACCATAGCGTTCAAGGAAGTCTGTCGAAAGAGTGGTACTTGACGCAGTCAACTTCCCAGCCGGAGATGTGccagagggaaagggagaagaATACGGTGTTAGTGACGAGGTTGGAATACAACCACCCAGATGAACAGAGGGCAGCAGCGTCCAAGTGGGAGAGGCCTGGGTTGGGCTTggggctggggttggggataCCAAGGCAGAGTTTTGACGGGGAGAAGCggaaggaaagggagaggttgttggtgaggagtAGTAGGAGGTTTTCAGTTTCGCAGAACTTTTAATTCTTCAGGTGCCTTAATGTCATGGTTAGGTAGAGAAGAGTGGATAGGAAGGGCTCTTTAGGTTTGTATTACTATCTTGGAAGCATTTCTTGGTGAGAGGATGGTGAGCCAAACTATTCCATGTATCATTGCTTGAATGCGTGATAAAGCGCATCGACTTGAACGGATGACAGTGGCAATCCCCACCAAAAAACAGGCCGAAATGCCATTGACGCCAATGCTTGATGCAGGAACAACACCTCAACGTTCGGATGATTTGTCTGGAGGAAATGTGGGCTGGTTTCAGGGGTCATCCCATGTGTTATCTCCGTCCATCCCATCTCCGTATCCCATCTCTCCATCCCGTCTCTGAGGACCCGGCTCTCACTCCCATCTTTCAGCCCCATCTCTCCAACGCCCATTCTCCTCGGCCTATTCACTCTTCACCTAGACAGAGCCCTCACAAAATCATCACAaatcacatcaccatcagtGCACACACAAAAAGCTCTCTCCAAAGATCATGAGTTTTCATTCCAATCCATCGATCCTTTTCCATAGCTAAACACAACGAGcaccccccatccatcattCCACAGGATAGGTATTGTCCCTCGCGCAAAAAGGCTACATAAACAACAAAAATATACGTATCcgaaaaaaataaaaaaatgtCTCCAAAATCAAGTACAAAAAAGTCTCAGCGGCGGGTGTTGTTATCCCCCCTCCTGTccgaacaaaaaaaaaaaaagaaaattaccCCTTCATCATCCACGCAGCTAATACCTCAACACAACCTTGCTCCCCTtactctcccccctcccatgcCCCGCTCTCcaactctcctcctcgctcacAACCTCCCTTCTCTCCGGAATCGGTACCAAACTAAcactcgtcctcctcctctccctcccaaccttCATCTCCACAACCGGCTTCGCAACACAAACCTTGTGCAACCAGTCAACCTcactcttcttctcaaccaCTGGCACAGCCGCCCACAACCCCTGCCCCTCAAACCTCTCAAAAggatcctcccccctcttcacagCCCTAATCTGCCCCAAAATCtccaccttcctcgccttcttctgaATCGTcttccttcccttttgcCTCCTAGCAGCGCTCTCAGCGTCTTCAACAGCGCCGTCAACAGTAGGGGTGTTAACACCCTTAGCCAACCCCCACATCTGCTGCGACGGGATCACAGCCATAGCAGCAGGGGGCGCCCAGAGGGTGGCAGCCGGCTTGGTAGGGACAACAGCAGGGACCTTCGACCTGCTCGACTTGTGAGATCTGGAAGCAGAAGGCTTCGAGCGGGAGTGAGTCCTAGCAGGGGTGGACACGG contains:
- the NAG1_2 gene encoding Glucosamine-6-phosphate isomerase (Glucosamine-6-phosphate deaminase) (GNPDA) (GlcN6P deaminase) (EggNog:ENOG503NVFS; COG:G), with the translated sequence MRLIIRDNGEAASRYAANYIVERINIFRPGPTNPFVLGLPTGSSPEIVYRILVEKHRAGKVSFQNVVTFNMDEYIGLPRDHPESYRSFMHKHFFSHIDINPDNINMLDGNASDLEAHCSDYEAKIKALGGINLFLAGIGEDGHIAFNEPGSSLASRTRVKTLTYDTILANSRFFGNDVGKVPKMALTVGVQTILDSREVVALVIGARKAIALQHCIEQGVNHMWTLSALQLHSYPLIVCDEDATLELQVKTVKYFKSIEQVARSNGLEQCLPLKISTSHVPTLHDTPPSPAQTPVRFRMRIPTTAESFGESAYTVESGCPSPRLDSMSARIKKDERCPSPRFDAMSSRLKSDKADHSDHDRAPDSDSLWRFILPLQLQDHRDGHRGTTD